Proteins encoded by one window of Streptomyces clavuligerus:
- a CDS encoding pyridoxal phosphate-dependent aminotransferase has product MVTMDGPGPLPRTRPLLNRRLAEFGTTIFAEMSALATATGAINLGQGFPDTDGPEEVREAAVRALRDGRGNQYPPGPGVPELRNAISEHQRRFHGLAVDPDTEVLVTAGATEAIAAALLALVEPGDEVVALEPFYDSYAACIAMAGGRRVPVTLRPRDGAYRLDLDELRDAVTERTRLLLINTPHNPTGTVLTRAELAAVAELAVERDLLVVTDEVYEHLVFEGEHIPLVSFPGMRERTVTISSAGKTLAYTGWKIGWATGSPELVTAVRSAKQFLTYVAAGPLQYAAAEGLRLPDAYFAGLREELRAKRDLLCAGLADAGFTVHRPAGTYFVTTDIRPLGEEDGFAFCRALPKRCGVVAIPNAVFYDHREQGAPFVRFAFCKRTEVVEEAIRRLSTLRG; this is encoded by the coding sequence ATGGTGACCATGGATGGGCCCGGACCGCTGCCGCGGACACGACCACTGCTGAACCGCCGGCTGGCGGAGTTCGGCACCACGATCTTCGCGGAGATGTCCGCGCTGGCGACCGCGACCGGAGCCATCAACCTGGGACAGGGCTTCCCCGACACCGACGGCCCCGAGGAGGTCCGCGAGGCGGCCGTGCGGGCGCTGCGCGACGGCCGGGGCAACCAGTACCCGCCCGGCCCCGGGGTCCCCGAGCTCCGGAACGCGATCTCCGAGCACCAGCGGCGCTTCCACGGGCTGGCCGTGGACCCCGACACCGAGGTCCTCGTCACGGCGGGCGCCACGGAAGCCATCGCGGCGGCGCTGCTGGCCCTGGTGGAACCGGGCGACGAGGTCGTCGCGCTGGAGCCGTTCTACGACTCGTACGCCGCGTGCATCGCGATGGCGGGCGGCCGACGGGTGCCGGTGACCCTGCGCCCCCGGGACGGCGCGTACCGTCTCGACCTCGACGAACTGCGGGACGCCGTCACCGAGCGCACCCGGCTGCTGCTGATCAACACCCCGCACAACCCCACCGGCACCGTGCTGACCCGCGCCGAGCTGGCCGCCGTCGCCGAACTCGCCGTCGAGCGGGATCTGCTGGTGGTCACGGACGAGGTGTACGAGCATCTGGTGTTCGAGGGGGAGCACATCCCGCTCGTCTCCTTCCCGGGGATGCGGGAGCGGACCGTCACCATCAGCAGCGCCGGGAAGACCCTCGCGTACACCGGCTGGAAGATCGGCTGGGCGACGGGCAGCCCGGAGCTGGTCACGGCGGTCCGCTCGGCCAAGCAGTTCCTCACCTATGTGGCGGCGGGGCCCCTCCAGTACGCGGCGGCCGAGGGGCTGCGGCTGCCGGACGCGTACTTCGCGGGGCTGCGCGAGGAGCTGCGGGCCAAGCGGGATCTGCTCTGCGCCGGGCTCGCGGACGCCGGTTTCACGGTCCACCGCCCCGCCGGGACCTACTTCGTCACCACCGACATCCGGCCGCTGGGCGAGGAGGACGGCTTCGCCTTCTGCCGTGCGCTGCCGAAGCGGTGCGGGGTCGTCGCGATCCCCAACGCGGTCTTCTACGACCACCGCGAACAGGGCGCGCCCTTCGTCCGCTTCGCGTTCTGCAAGCGGACCGAGGTGGTGGAGGAAGCCATCCGCAGACTGTCCACACTGCGGGGCTGA
- a CDS encoding DUF2617 family protein, whose translation MLTTLSTAYTDTRADDLAWALGREPLPALAVLDLELSGAKLQLRLLGASHQVLLESKRSTCSETVACMPGSSTPLPLGVAKRVGDWEYEFAARVETLSKGSFAGRAQELLALVADHPHSLAGTFPGSPLAFTAMMAQREEGQVRWRTWHSYPQEGRLVVTRTRVGAITPRPRARRPPQHAVL comes from the coding sequence ATGCTCACGACTCTCAGTACCGCCTACACCGATACCCGTGCCGACGATCTCGCCTGGGCACTCGGACGGGAGCCGCTTCCCGCCCTGGCCGTTCTCGACCTGGAGCTCTCCGGAGCGAAACTCCAGCTCAGGCTGCTCGGTGCCTCGCACCAAGTCCTGCTCGAATCCAAACGGAGCACCTGTTCCGAAACCGTCGCCTGCATGCCCGGCAGCAGCACCCCGCTGCCGCTGGGCGTGGCCAAGCGCGTCGGCGACTGGGAGTACGAGTTCGCCGCGCGCGTCGAGACCCTCTCCAAGGGCTCGTTCGCGGGGCGCGCGCAGGAACTCCTCGCGCTGGTCGCCGACCACCCGCACTCGCTGGCCGGGACCTTCCCCGGCTCCCCGCTCGCCTTCACCGCGATGATGGCGCAGCGGGAGGAGGGCCAGGTGCGGTGGCGTACCTGGCACTCCTATCCACAGGAGGGGCGGCTGGTCGTCACCCGTACCCGGGTGGGTGCCATCACCCCGAGACCGCGAGCGCGGCGCCCGCCGCAGCACGCCGTGCTGTAG